One stretch of Hemibagrus wyckioides isolate EC202008001 linkage group LG01, SWU_Hwy_1.0, whole genome shotgun sequence DNA includes these proteins:
- the sim1a gene encoding single-minded homolog 1-A isoform X1, with amino-acid sequence MKEKSKNAARTRREKENSEFYELAKLLPLPSAITSQLDKASIIRLTTSYLKMRLVFPEGLGESWGHVSRASSLDNVGRELGSHLLQTLDGFIFVVAPDGKIMYISETASVHLGLSQVELTGNSIYEYIHPADHDEMTAVLTAHQPYHSHFVQEYEMERSFFLRMKCVLAKRNAGLTCGGYKVIHCSGYLKIRQYSLDMSLFDGCYQNVGLVAVGHSLPPSAVTEIKLHSNMFMFRASLDMKLIFLDSRVAELTGYEPQDLIEKTLYHHVHSCDTFHLRCAHHLLLVKGQVTTKYYRFLAKEGGWVWVQSYATIVHNSRSSRPHCIVSVNYVLTETEYKGLQLSLDQAASNKPSFTYSSPSNPVSDSRKASKSRVSRTKPKTRLSPYPHYPGFHTERSESDQDSSPWGGSPLTDSASPQLLDQSESMDASCVYRQFPEPRPLCYSLPLSEEHHTSSDHQGHSHSQACERGRCEAGRYFLGTPQTGREAWWGAARSLLPLPKSPPENGDGYECAMPHITSIHSLHVRGHWDEDSTVSSPDAGSASDSGDRYRIEHFRSSPQEPSKIETLIRATQQMIKEEENRLQLRKSGTEPNLGPANGLAKSTSSCFSNEFAQSALPGVVCRGSAQVISPAPSPTPLSRLSSPSSERLAKAKDFLQTDLSSPQQQQQQQMGLAGSCAISPTPALYPSHPRQYLDKHTAYSLSGYTLEHLYEADSFRGYALGCASSSHYDMTSHLRMQAEQTTSHKGTSVIISNGS; translated from the exons gttTGGGGGAATCATGGGGCCACGTGAGCAGAGCCAGCTCTCTGGACAATGTGGGCCGTGAGCTCGGATCCCATTTACTACAG aCTTTGGACGGGTTTATTTTCGTAGTCGCCCCGGATGGAAAGATCATGTACATTTCTGAGACTGCTTCTGTGCATTTAGGCCTGTCCCAG GTAGAGCTGACGGGGAACAGTATTTATGAGTACATCCACCCCGCTGATCATGATGAGATGACCGCAGTGCTCACCGCGCACCAGCCTTACCATTCTCACTTCGTACAGG AGTATGAGATGGAGCGCTCTTTCTTTTTGAGAATGAAATGCGTCCTGGCCAAAAGAAACGCAGGCTTGACGTGCGGCGGCTATAAG GTGATCCATTGCAGTGGCTACCTAAAAATCCGGCAGTACAGTTTAGACATGTCTCTGTTTGACGGCTGCTATCAGAACGTGGGTCTGGTCGCCGTGGGTCACTCATTGCCTCCCAGTGCGGTGACGGAGATCAAGCTCCACAGCAACATGTTCATGTTCAGAGCCAGCCTGGATATGAAGCTCATCTTCCTTGACTCCAG GGTGGCGGAGCTTACTGGCTATGAGCCACAGGATTTAATAGAGAAGACTCTTTACCATCACGTCCACAGCTGTGACACCTTTCACCTACGCTGTGCACACCACTTGT TGTTGGTGAAGGGTCAGGTCACTACAAAGTACTACAGGTTTTTGGCTAAGGAAGGCGGCTGGGTGTGGGTGCAGAGCTATGCAACCATTGTGCACAACAGCAGATCCTCCAGACCTCACTGTATTGTCAGTGTGAACTATGTCCTCAC GGAAACTGAGTATAAAGGTCTACAGCTGTCCTTAGACCAAGCGGCATCCAACAAACCATCGTTCACCTACAGTAGCCCATCCAACCCGGTCAGCGACAGCAGGAAGGCGAGTAAAAGCAGAGTGTCGCGCACCAAACCCAAAACACGCCTCTCTCCATACCCACAC tACCCAGGCTTCCACACTGAGCGCTCCGAATCTGATCAGGACAGCAGCCCATGGGGTGGGAGTCCCCTGACTGACTCTGCCTCCCCACAGCTATTAGATCAAAGTGAAAGCATGGATGCGTCTTGTGTGTACCGCCAGTTTCCAGAACCCCGCCCTCTGTGCTACAGCCTGCCTCTGTCTGAGGAGCATCACACCTCCAGTGATCATCAAGGTCACAGTCATTCTCAGGCCTGTGAGCGTGGCCGCTGTGAAGCTGGCAGGTACTTCCTGGGTACTCCACAGACTGGGCGTGAGGCATGGTGGGGCGCCGCTCGCTCTCTCCTGCCTCTACCTAAATCTCCACCTGAGAATGGAGATGGGTATGAGTGTGCGATGCCCCACATCACCTCCATCCACAGCCTACATG TGAGAGGCCACTGGGATGAGGACAGCACGGTCAGCTCTCCAGATGCTGGCTCAGCCAGTGACTCAGGCGACCGATACCGAATTGAGCACTTCCGCTCGAGTCCGCAAGAGCCCAGTAAGATTGAGACACTGATCCGGGCCACACAGCAGATGATAAAAGAGGAGGAGAACCGGCTGCAGCTGAGGAAGAGTGGTACCGAACCTAATCTAGGGCCTGCCAATGGTCTAGCAAAGAGCACCAGCTCCTGCTTCAGTAATGAGTTTGCCCAGTCAGCGCTACCGGGAGTTGTGTGTCGCGGTTCAGCTCAGGTGATCAGCCCTGCCCCCAGCCCCACCCCTCTGTCTCGTCTCAGCAGCCCCAGCTCTGAGAGGTTGGCCAAAGCCAAAGACTTCCTGCAAACTGATCTTTCTTCTccgcagcagcaacagcagcaacagatgGGCCTTGCAGGCTCCTGCGCCATCTCTCCCACCCCTGCACTCTACCCTTCTCATCCACGCCAGTATCTGGACAAACACACAGCCTACTCACTCAGCGGCTACACACTGGAGCACCTCTATGAGGCGGACAGCTTCAGAGGATATGCACTAGGCTGCGCAAGCTCCTCCCACTACGACATGACCTCTCATCTGCGCATGCAAGCCGAGCAAACCACCAGCCATAAAGGGACCTCCGTCATCATCTCCAATGGCAGCTGA
- the sim1a gene encoding single-minded homolog 1-A isoform X2 codes for MTAVLTAHQPYHSHFVQEYEMERSFFLRMKCVLAKRNAGLTCGGYKVIHCSGYLKIRQYSLDMSLFDGCYQNVGLVAVGHSLPPSAVTEIKLHSNMFMFRASLDMKLIFLDSRVAELTGYEPQDLIEKTLYHHVHSCDTFHLRCAHHLLLVKGQVTTKYYRFLAKEGGWVWVQSYATIVHNSRSSRPHCIVSVNYVLTETEYKGLQLSLDQAASNKPSFTYSSPSNPVSDSRKASKSRVSRTKPKTRLSPYPHYPGFHTERSESDQDSSPWGGSPLTDSASPQLLDQSESMDASCVYRQFPEPRPLCYSLPLSEEHHTSSDHQGHSHSQACERGRCEAGRYFLGTPQTGREAWWGAARSLLPLPKSPPENGDGYECAMPHITSIHSLHVRGHWDEDSTVSSPDAGSASDSGDRYRIEHFRSSPQEPSKIETLIRATQQMIKEEENRLQLRKSGTEPNLGPANGLAKSTSSCFSNEFAQSALPGVVCRGSAQVISPAPSPTPLSRLSSPSSERLAKAKDFLQTDLSSPQQQQQQQMGLAGSCAISPTPALYPSHPRQYLDKHTAYSLSGYTLEHLYEADSFRGYALGCASSSHYDMTSHLRMQAEQTTSHKGTSVIISNGS; via the exons ATGACCGCAGTGCTCACCGCGCACCAGCCTTACCATTCTCACTTCGTACAGG AGTATGAGATGGAGCGCTCTTTCTTTTTGAGAATGAAATGCGTCCTGGCCAAAAGAAACGCAGGCTTGACGTGCGGCGGCTATAAG GTGATCCATTGCAGTGGCTACCTAAAAATCCGGCAGTACAGTTTAGACATGTCTCTGTTTGACGGCTGCTATCAGAACGTGGGTCTGGTCGCCGTGGGTCACTCATTGCCTCCCAGTGCGGTGACGGAGATCAAGCTCCACAGCAACATGTTCATGTTCAGAGCCAGCCTGGATATGAAGCTCATCTTCCTTGACTCCAG GGTGGCGGAGCTTACTGGCTATGAGCCACAGGATTTAATAGAGAAGACTCTTTACCATCACGTCCACAGCTGTGACACCTTTCACCTACGCTGTGCACACCACTTGT TGTTGGTGAAGGGTCAGGTCACTACAAAGTACTACAGGTTTTTGGCTAAGGAAGGCGGCTGGGTGTGGGTGCAGAGCTATGCAACCATTGTGCACAACAGCAGATCCTCCAGACCTCACTGTATTGTCAGTGTGAACTATGTCCTCAC GGAAACTGAGTATAAAGGTCTACAGCTGTCCTTAGACCAAGCGGCATCCAACAAACCATCGTTCACCTACAGTAGCCCATCCAACCCGGTCAGCGACAGCAGGAAGGCGAGTAAAAGCAGAGTGTCGCGCACCAAACCCAAAACACGCCTCTCTCCATACCCACAC tACCCAGGCTTCCACACTGAGCGCTCCGAATCTGATCAGGACAGCAGCCCATGGGGTGGGAGTCCCCTGACTGACTCTGCCTCCCCACAGCTATTAGATCAAAGTGAAAGCATGGATGCGTCTTGTGTGTACCGCCAGTTTCCAGAACCCCGCCCTCTGTGCTACAGCCTGCCTCTGTCTGAGGAGCATCACACCTCCAGTGATCATCAAGGTCACAGTCATTCTCAGGCCTGTGAGCGTGGCCGCTGTGAAGCTGGCAGGTACTTCCTGGGTACTCCACAGACTGGGCGTGAGGCATGGTGGGGCGCCGCTCGCTCTCTCCTGCCTCTACCTAAATCTCCACCTGAGAATGGAGATGGGTATGAGTGTGCGATGCCCCACATCACCTCCATCCACAGCCTACATG TGAGAGGCCACTGGGATGAGGACAGCACGGTCAGCTCTCCAGATGCTGGCTCAGCCAGTGACTCAGGCGACCGATACCGAATTGAGCACTTCCGCTCGAGTCCGCAAGAGCCCAGTAAGATTGAGACACTGATCCGGGCCACACAGCAGATGATAAAAGAGGAGGAGAACCGGCTGCAGCTGAGGAAGAGTGGTACCGAACCTAATCTAGGGCCTGCCAATGGTCTAGCAAAGAGCACCAGCTCCTGCTTCAGTAATGAGTTTGCCCAGTCAGCGCTACCGGGAGTTGTGTGTCGCGGTTCAGCTCAGGTGATCAGCCCTGCCCCCAGCCCCACCCCTCTGTCTCGTCTCAGCAGCCCCAGCTCTGAGAGGTTGGCCAAAGCCAAAGACTTCCTGCAAACTGATCTTTCTTCTccgcagcagcaacagcagcaacagatgGGCCTTGCAGGCTCCTGCGCCATCTCTCCCACCCCTGCACTCTACCCTTCTCATCCACGCCAGTATCTGGACAAACACACAGCCTACTCACTCAGCGGCTACACACTGGAGCACCTCTATGAGGCGGACAGCTTCAGAGGATATGCACTAGGCTGCGCAAGCTCCTCCCACTACGACATGACCTCTCATCTGCGCATGCAAGCCGAGCAAACCACCAGCCATAAAGGGACCTCCGTCATCATCTCCAATGGCAGCTGA